The following are from one region of the Pseudomonas lalucatii genome:
- a CDS encoding PilT/PilU family type 4a pilus ATPase: MEFEKLLRLMVEKGGSDLFITAGVPPSMKVNGRIMPVTKNPMSPEQTRETVYAVMNEQQRREFAENHECNFAISARGVGRFRVSAFYQRNLAGMVLRRIETNIPTLDDLKLPEILKKLAQTKRGLVLFVGATGTGKSTSLAAMIGYRNKHSSGHIISIEDPIEYIHQHQNCIVTQREVGIDTESYEVALKNTLRQAPDVILIGEVRTRETMDHAVAFAETGHLCLATLHANNANQALDRIINFFPADRQNQVWMDLSLNLKAIVAQQLVPTPDGKGRRAVIEVLVNTPLAADLIRKGEVHELKGLMKRSTEQGMQTFDQALYALYSQGEITYEDALLYADSANDLRLMIKLGSESDGDHLAQLSEGLSLETAPEDPGRRFR; the protein is encoded by the coding sequence ATGGAATTCGAAAAACTGCTGCGCCTGATGGTGGAAAAGGGCGGCTCGGACCTGTTCATCACCGCCGGCGTGCCGCCGTCCATGAAGGTCAACGGCAGGATCATGCCGGTCACCAAGAACCCCATGTCGCCGGAGCAGACCCGGGAAACCGTGTACGCGGTGATGAACGAGCAGCAGCGCCGGGAGTTCGCCGAGAATCACGAGTGCAACTTCGCCATCAGCGCCCGCGGCGTCGGCCGCTTCCGCGTCAGTGCCTTCTACCAGCGCAACCTGGCGGGCATGGTGCTGCGGCGCATCGAGACCAACATCCCGACTTTGGATGACCTCAAGCTGCCGGAGATCCTCAAGAAGCTGGCGCAGACCAAGCGCGGCCTGGTGCTGTTCGTCGGTGCCACCGGCACCGGCAAGTCCACCTCGCTGGCGGCGATGATCGGCTACCGCAACAAGCACAGCAGCGGCCACATCATCTCCATCGAGGACCCGATCGAGTACATCCACCAGCACCAGAACTGCATCGTCACCCAGCGCGAGGTGGGCATCGACACCGAGTCCTACGAGGTGGCGCTGAAGAACACCCTGCGCCAGGCGCCGGACGTGATTCTCATCGGCGAGGTGCGTACCCGCGAGACCATGGACCACGCCGTGGCCTTCGCCGAGACCGGCCACCTGTGCCTGGCCACCCTGCACGCCAACAACGCCAACCAGGCCCTCGACCGGATCATCAACTTCTTCCCCGCCGACCGGCAGAACCAGGTGTGGATGGACCTGTCGCTGAACCTCAAGGCGATAGTCGCCCAGCAGCTGGTGCCGACCCCGGACGGCAAGGGCCGCCGGGCGGTGATCGAGGTGCTGGTCAATACCCCCCTGGCCGCCGACCTGATCCGCAAGGGCGAGGTGCACGAACTCAAGGGCCTGATGAAGCGCTCCACCGAGCAGGGCATGCAGACCTTCGACCAGGCGCTGTATGCCCTCTACAGCCAAGGCGAGATCACCTACGAGGACGCGCTGCTGTACGCCGACTCGGCCAACGACCTGCGCCTGATGATCAAGCTCGGCTCGGAAAGCGACGGCGACCACCTGGCCCAGCTGAGCGAGGGCCTGTCCCTGGAGACCGCGCCGGAGGACCCGGGGCGGCGCTTCCGCTGA
- a CDS encoding YggT family protein, with protein sequence MIGLNTAAVYILQTLGSLYLLVVLLRFILQLVRADFYNPLSQFIVRATQPLLKPLRKVIPGFAGLDLASLVLAILVQLLLMTLTLMLMGYGTGNPLQLLIWSIIGVTALFLKVFFFALIIGVILSWVAQGSHNPAVELIQQICEPLLMPIRRFMPNLGGLDLSPIVAFLALNLIDMLVIRNLAMMTGMYQGLSLAI encoded by the coding sequence ATGATCGGACTCAACACCGCTGCAGTTTATATCCTGCAGACCCTCGGCAGCCTCTACCTGCTGGTGGTGCTGCTGCGCTTCATCCTGCAACTGGTGCGCGCGGACTTCTACAACCCGCTCAGCCAGTTCATCGTGCGTGCCACCCAGCCGCTGCTCAAGCCCCTGCGCAAGGTCATCCCCGGCTTCGCCGGCCTCGACCTGGCCTCGCTGGTGCTGGCGATCCTGGTGCAACTGCTGCTGATGACCCTGACCCTGATGCTGATGGGCTACGGCACCGGCAACCCGCTGCAGCTGCTGATCTGGTCGATCATCGGCGTCACCGCGCTGTTCCTCAAGGTGTTCTTCTTCGCCCTGATCATCGGCGTGATCCTCTCCTGGGTCGCCCAGGGCAGCCACAACCCGGCGGTCGAGCTGATCCAGCAGATCTGCGAGCCGCTGCTGATGCCGATCCGCCGCTTCATGCCGAACCTCGGCGGCCTGGACCTGTCGCCCATCGTCGCCTTCCTGGCGCTCAACCTGATCGACATGCTGGTGATCCGCAACCTGGCGATGATGACCGGCATGTACCAGGGCCTCAGCCTGGCGATCTGA
- a CDS encoding YggS family pyridoxal phosphate-dependent enzyme translates to MSTIAENIAKVGARIREAAQASQRDCGSIGLLAVSKTKAAPAIRQAHAAGLRDFGENYLQEALEKQVELHDLALTWHFIGPIQSNKTRAIAEHFAWVHSVDRLKIAERLSAQRPPQLPPLNVCLQVNVSGEASKSGCSPEQLPALAQAVARLPGLKLRGLMCIPEPSADPAVQRAAFARLRALQSGLGLDLDTLSMGMSHDLEAAIAEGATWVRIGTALFGARDYGAPSP, encoded by the coding sequence ATGTCCACGATAGCAGAGAATATTGCAAAGGTCGGAGCGCGCATCCGTGAGGCGGCGCAAGCCTCGCAGCGCGATTGTGGCTCGATCGGCCTGCTCGCGGTGAGCAAGACCAAAGCCGCCCCGGCGATTCGCCAGGCCCATGCCGCGGGTCTGCGCGACTTCGGCGAGAACTACCTGCAGGAGGCCCTGGAGAAGCAGGTCGAACTGCACGACCTGGCGCTGACCTGGCACTTCATCGGCCCCATCCAGTCGAACAAGACCCGCGCCATCGCCGAGCACTTCGCCTGGGTCCACTCGGTGGACCGCCTGAAGATCGCCGAGCGCCTCTCCGCCCAGCGCCCGCCGCAGCTGCCGCCGCTGAACGTCTGCCTGCAGGTCAACGTCAGCGGCGAGGCCAGCAAGTCCGGCTGCAGCCCCGAGCAGCTGCCGGCCCTGGCCCAGGCGGTCGCCCGGCTGCCCGGGCTCAAGCTGCGCGGCCTGATGTGCATTCCCGAACCCAGCGCGGACCCGGCCGTGCAGCGCGCGGCCTTCGCCCGCCTGCGCGCACTGCAGAGCGGCCTGGGCCTCGACCTCGACACCCTGTCCATGGGCATGAGCCATGACCTGGAAGCCGCCATCGCCGAAGGCGCGACCTGGGTCCGCATCGGCACCGCCCTGTTCGGCGCCCGCGACTACGGTGCCCCCTCGCCTTGA
- the proC gene encoding pyrroline-5-carboxylate reductase, with the protein MNDPKIAFIGAGNMAASLIGGLRAQGVAANAIRASDHGAEQRAKIAAEHGIETFAGNAEAVAGADVIVLAVKPQVMKGVCQDLAPHLSEGQLVVSVAAGITCASLENWLGPRAIVRCMPNTPALLRQGVSGLYANARVTAPQRQQAEQLLSAVGLALWLDEERLIDAVTAVSGSGPAYFFLLIEAMTAAGEKLGLPRDTAAQLTLHTALGAARMAVASDVDAAELRRRVTSPAGTTEAAINSFQAGGFEALVEQALNAAARRSAELAEQLGQ; encoded by the coding sequence ATGAACGATCCCAAAATTGCCTTTATCGGCGCCGGCAATATGGCCGCCAGCCTGATCGGCGGCCTGCGCGCCCAGGGCGTCGCCGCCAACGCCATCCGCGCCAGCGACCACGGCGCCGAGCAGCGTGCCAAGATCGCCGCCGAGCATGGTATCGAGACCTTCGCCGGCAACGCCGAGGCGGTCGCCGGCGCCGATGTCATCGTCCTGGCGGTGAAGCCGCAGGTCATGAAGGGCGTCTGCCAGGACCTGGCGCCACACCTGAGCGAAGGCCAGCTGGTCGTCTCCGTCGCCGCCGGCATCACCTGCGCCAGCCTGGAAAACTGGCTGGGGCCGCGCGCCATCGTGCGCTGCATGCCCAACACCCCGGCGCTGCTACGCCAGGGGGTCAGCGGGCTGTACGCCAACGCCCGGGTCACGGCGCCCCAGCGCCAGCAGGCCGAGCAGCTGCTCAGCGCGGTCGGCCTGGCCCTGTGGCTGGACGAGGAGCGGCTGATCGACGCGGTCACCGCGGTGTCCGGCAGCGGCCCGGCCTATTTCTTCCTGCTGATCGAGGCGATGACCGCCGCCGGCGAGAAGCTCGGCCTGCCACGCGACACCGCCGCCCAACTGACCCTGCACACCGCCCTCGGCGCCGCGCGCATGGCGGTGGCCAGCGACGTCGACGCCGCCGAGCTGCGTCGCCGCGTGACCTCGCCCGCCGGCACCACGGAGGCGGCGATCAACAGCTTCCAGGCCGGCGGCTTCGAGGCCCTGGTCGAACAGGCACTGAATGCCGCCGCCCGCCGCTCGGCGGAGCTGGCCGAACAGCTGGGCCAATAA
- the metX gene encoding homoserine O-succinyltransferase MetX, with translation MPTAFPPDSVGLVTPEVVQFAAPLALACGRSLADYQLIFETYGRLNEARSNAVLICHALSGHHHAAGYHSPDDRKPGWWDSCIGPGKAIDTDKFFVVSLNNLGGCNGSTGPSSLNPATGKPYGADFPVMTVEDWVHSQARLADDLGIAQWAAVVGGSLGGMQALQWTISYPERVRHCLAIASAPKLSAQNIAFNEVARQAILTDPEFHGGHFQEQGVIPKRGLMLARMVGHITYLSDDAMGEKFGRGLKSEKLNYDFHSVEFQVESYLRYQGEEFSGRFDANTYLLMTKALDYFDPAAAFDGDLAKTLATATADFCLFSFTTDWRFSPARSREIVDALIAARKNVCYLEIDAPQGHDAFLMPIPRYLQAFSSYMNRIQV, from the coding sequence ATGCCCACTGCCTTTCCCCCAGATTCCGTTGGCCTGGTGACGCCCGAGGTGGTGCAGTTCGCCGCGCCCCTGGCCCTGGCCTGCGGACGCAGCCTGGCCGACTACCAACTGATCTTCGAGACCTATGGTCGGCTGAACGAAGCCCGCAGCAATGCCGTGCTGATCTGTCACGCCCTCTCCGGCCACCACCATGCCGCCGGCTACCACAGCCCCGACGACCGCAAGCCCGGCTGGTGGGACAGCTGCATCGGCCCGGGCAAGGCGATCGACACCGACAAGTTCTTCGTCGTCAGCCTGAACAACCTCGGCGGCTGCAACGGCTCGACCGGCCCGTCCAGCCTCAACCCGGCCACCGGCAAGCCCTATGGCGCCGACTTCCCGGTGATGACGGTGGAGGACTGGGTGCACAGCCAGGCGCGCCTGGCCGACGACCTGGGCATCGCGCAGTGGGCGGCCGTGGTCGGCGGCAGCCTCGGCGGCATGCAGGCCCTGCAGTGGACCATCAGCTACCCCGAGCGGGTGCGCCACTGCCTGGCGATCGCCTCGGCGCCCAAGCTGTCGGCGCAGAACATCGCCTTCAACGAGGTGGCGCGCCAGGCCATTCTCACCGACCCGGAGTTCCACGGCGGACACTTCCAGGAGCAGGGGGTGATCCCCAAGCGCGGCCTGATGCTGGCGCGCATGGTCGGTCACATCACCTACCTGTCCGACGACGCCATGGGCGAGAAGTTCGGCCGCGGCCTGAAGAGCGAGAAGCTCAACTACGACTTCCACAGTGTCGAGTTCCAGGTCGAGAGCTACCTGCGCTACCAGGGCGAGGAGTTCTCCGGGCGCTTCGACGCCAACACCTACCTGCTGATGACCAAGGCGCTGGACTACTTCGACCCGGCCGCCGCCTTCGATGGCGACCTGGCCAAGACCCTGGCCACGGCCACCGCGGACTTCTGCCTGTTCTCCTTCACCACCGACTGGCGCTTCTCCCCGGCACGCTCGCGGGAGATCGTCGACGCGCTGATCGCCGCGCGCAAGAACGTCTGCTACCTGGAGATCGACGCGCCCCAGGGCCACGATGCCTTCCTCATGCCGATCCCGCGTTACCTGCAGGCCTTTTCCAGCTACATGAACCGAATCCAGGTATAA
- a CDS encoding DUF3392 domain-containing protein — translation MDLLLELIATLSRWSRGHLYDISLAIMATLLVLFGPAINAWVQRSIGGLNFFLRTLLFVLLCAVGYGLAMVFLTPWLAQGLGHFNNYTLAPVLLLSFFLIGVLADRS, via the coding sequence ATGGACCTGCTACTCGAACTGATCGCCACCCTGTCGCGCTGGAGCCGTGGCCACCTGTACGACATCTCCCTGGCGATCATGGCCACCCTGCTGGTGCTGTTCGGCCCGGCCATCAACGCCTGGGTGCAGCGCAGCATCGGCGGCCTCAACTTCTTCCTGCGCACCCTGCTGTTCGTGCTGCTCTGTGCGGTCGGCTACGGCCTGGCGATGGTCTTCCTCACCCCCTGGCTGGCCCAGGGCCTCGGCCACTTCAACAACTACACCCTGGCACCGGTGCTGCTGCTGTCGTTCTTCCTCATCGGCGTGCTCGCCGACCGCAGCTAG
- the hemW gene encoding radical SAM family heme chaperone HemW — protein sequence MSHSADAGFQLPPLALYVHIPWCVKKCPYCDFNSHAAGPQLPEQEYVDALLADLDEDLAQVHGRPLTSIFFGGGTPSLFSARALGRLLEGVERRVPFAPDIEITLEANPGTFEQAKFAAYRALGINRLSIGVQSFQADKLKALGRIHDGEEAIRAADMARAAGFDNFNLDLMHGLPEQSLDDALGDLRTAIAQAPSHLSWYQLTLEPNTVFWSQPPTLPEDDILWDIQEAGQALLAEHGYTQYEVSAYAQAGKAARHNLNYWTFGDFLGIGAGAHAKLSSPQGLIKRSWKTRLPKDYLDAGKRFSAGERVLGPDELPFEFLMNVLRLTDGVASSLFTERTGLPLARLAEARGEAERRGLLHGDPARLRATREGQLFLNDLLQHFLP from the coding sequence ATGAGCCACTCGGCAGACGCAGGCTTCCAGCTGCCGCCGCTGGCGCTCTATGTGCATATTCCCTGGTGCGTGAAGAAGTGCCCCTACTGCGACTTCAACTCCCACGCCGCCGGCCCGCAGCTGCCGGAGCAGGAGTACGTGGACGCGCTGCTGGCCGACCTCGATGAGGACCTGGCCCAGGTCCACGGCCGCCCGCTGACCTCGATCTTCTTCGGCGGCGGCACCCCCAGCCTGTTCAGCGCCCGGGCCCTCGGCCGCCTGCTGGAAGGGGTCGAGCGCCGCGTGCCCTTCGCGCCGGACATCGAGATCACCCTGGAAGCCAACCCCGGCACCTTCGAGCAGGCCAAGTTCGCCGCCTACCGCGCCCTCGGCATCAATCGCCTGTCGATCGGCGTGCAGAGCTTCCAGGCCGACAAGCTCAAGGCCCTGGGGCGCATCCACGACGGCGAGGAGGCCATCCGCGCCGCCGACATGGCCCGCGCCGCCGGCTTCGACAACTTCAACCTGGACCTGATGCACGGCCTGCCGGAGCAGTCCCTGGACGACGCCCTCGGCGACCTGCGCACCGCCATCGCCCAGGCGCCGAGCCACCTGTCCTGGTACCAGCTGACCCTGGAGCCGAACACGGTGTTCTGGAGTCAGCCGCCGACGCTGCCGGAGGACGACATCCTCTGGGACATCCAGGAAGCCGGCCAGGCCCTGCTGGCCGAGCACGGCTATACCCAGTACGAGGTGTCGGCCTATGCCCAAGCGGGCAAGGCGGCGCGGCACAACCTCAACTACTGGACCTTCGGCGACTTCCTCGGCATCGGCGCCGGCGCCCACGCCAAGCTGAGCAGCCCGCAGGGCTTGATCAAGCGCAGCTGGAAGACCCGCCTGCCCAAGGACTACCTGGATGCCGGCAAGCGCTTCAGCGCCGGCGAGCGGGTGCTGGGCCCGGACGAACTGCCCTTCGAGTTCCTGATGAACGTGCTGCGCCTCACCGATGGCGTGGCCAGCAGCCTGTTCACCGAGCGCACCGGCCTGCCGCTGGCGCGGCTCGCCGAGGCGCGCGGCGAAGCCGAGCGCCGTGGCCTGCTGCACGGCGACCCGGCGCGGCTGCGCGCGACCCGCGAGGGCCAGCTGTTCCTCAACGACCTGCTGCAACACTTCCTGCCCTGA
- a CDS encoding DUF4426 domain-containing protein, translated as MRRIAILFIALCLSLPALAERKHSFGELDVHYIAFNSGFLQPEIAAAAGLVRSKSQGVVNISVLKAGTPLAANVDGAVKNLLGQSYPLKFKQVTEGTAIYYLAQFPFENREVLRFTISVQADDGVAHSFDFNQEFFPDQ; from the coding sequence ATGCGCCGTATCGCCATTCTGTTTATCGCCCTGTGCCTGAGCCTGCCGGCGCTTGCCGAGCGCAAGCACAGCTTCGGCGAGCTGGACGTGCACTACATCGCCTTCAATTCCGGCTTCCTCCAGCCGGAGATCGCCGCCGCCGCCGGCCTGGTGCGCAGCAAGAGCCAGGGCGTGGTCAACATCTCCGTGCTCAAGGCCGGCACGCCCCTGGCCGCCAACGTCGATGGCGCGGTGAAGAACCTGCTCGGGCAGAGCTACCCCCTGAAGTTCAAGCAGGTCACCGAAGGCACGGCGATCTACTACCTGGCGCAGTTCCCCTTCGAGAACCGCGAGGTACTGCGCTTCACCATCAGCGTCCAGGCCGACGATGGCGTCGCCCACAGCTTCGACTTCAACCAGGAATTCTTCCCCGACCAATGA
- the pilT gene encoding type IV pilus twitching motility protein PilT, producing MDITELLAFSAKQGASDLHLSAGLPPMIRVDGDVRRINLPALDHKQVHALMYDIMNDKQRKDFEEFLETDFSFEVPGVARFRVNAFNQNRGAGAVFRTIPSKVLTMEDLGMGEVFRKITDVPRGLVLVTGPTGSGKSTTLAAMLDYLNSTKYHHILTIEDPIEFVHESKKCLVNQREVHRDTLGFSEALRSALREDPDIILVGEMRDLETIRLALTAAETGHLVFGTLHTTSAAKTIDRVVDVFPAEEKSMVRSMLSESLQAVISQTLLKKIGGGRVAAHEIMIGTPAIRNLIREDKVAQMYSAIQTGGSLGMQTLDACLKGLVAKGLVSRESAREKSKNPETF from the coding sequence ATGGATATCACCGAGCTGCTCGCCTTCAGCGCCAAGCAAGGCGCGTCGGACCTGCATCTCTCTGCCGGTCTGCCGCCGATGATTCGGGTCGACGGCGACGTACGGCGGATCAACCTGCCGGCCCTGGATCACAAGCAGGTGCACGCGCTGATGTACGACATCATGAACGACAAGCAGCGCAAGGACTTCGAAGAATTCCTCGAGACCGACTTCTCCTTCGAGGTGCCCGGGGTGGCGCGTTTCCGGGTCAACGCCTTCAACCAGAACCGTGGCGCCGGCGCGGTATTCCGTACCATTCCGTCCAAGGTGCTGACCATGGAAGACCTCGGCATGGGCGAGGTGTTCCGCAAGATCACCGACGTGCCGCGCGGCCTGGTGCTGGTCACCGGGCCCACCGGCTCGGGCAAGTCGACCACCCTGGCGGCCATGCTCGACTACCTCAACAGCACCAAGTACCACCATATCCTGACCATCGAGGACCCGATCGAATTCGTCCACGAGTCGAAAAAGTGCCTGGTCAACCAGCGCGAGGTGCACCGCGACACCCTGGGCTTCTCCGAGGCCCTGCGTTCGGCCCTGCGGGAAGACCCGGACATCATCCTGGTCGGCGAGATGCGCGACCTGGAGACCATCCGCCTGGCGCTGACCGCCGCGGAGACCGGCCACCTGGTGTTCGGCACCCTGCACACCACCTCGGCGGCCAAGACCATCGACCGGGTGGTCGACGTGTTCCCCGCCGAGGAGAAGTCCATGGTCCGCTCCATGCTCTCGGAGTCCCTGCAGGCGGTGATTTCCCAGACCCTGCTGAAGAAGATCGGCGGCGGCCGGGTGGCGGCCCACGAGATCATGATCGGCACCCCGGCGATCCGCAACCTGATCCGCGAGGACAAGGTGGCGCAGATGTATTCGGCGATCCAGACCGGCGGCTCGCTGGGCATGCAGACCCTCGACGCCTGCCTCAAGGGGCTGGTGGCCAAGGGGCTGGTCAGCCGCGAGAGTGCCCGGGAAAAATCCAAGAACCCGGAAACCTTCTGA
- the rdgB gene encoding RdgB/HAM1 family non-canonical purine NTP pyrophosphatase, with amino-acid sequence MMPFSELVLASHNAGKLKELQAMLGDVVRVRSIGEFSSVEPEETGLSFVENAILKARHAARVSGLPALADDSGLAVDFLGGAPGIYSARYADGQGDAANNAKLLAALEEVPDAQRGARFVCALALLRHADDPLPILCEGLWHGRILHEARGDQGFGYDPLFWVEEQQCSSAELPPALKNQLSHRARAMALLKQRLGLA; translated from the coding sequence ATGATGCCCTTCAGCGAACTCGTGCTGGCCAGCCACAACGCCGGCAAACTCAAGGAACTCCAGGCCATGCTCGGCGACGTCGTGCGCGTACGCTCGATCGGCGAGTTCAGCAGCGTCGAGCCGGAAGAAACCGGCCTGAGCTTCGTCGAGAACGCCATCCTCAAGGCCCGCCACGCCGCCCGGGTGTCCGGCCTGCCGGCCCTGGCCGACGACTCCGGCCTGGCGGTGGACTTTCTCGGCGGCGCCCCGGGCATCTACTCGGCGCGCTACGCCGACGGCCAGGGCGATGCGGCCAACAACGCCAAGCTGCTCGCGGCCCTCGAAGAGGTGCCGGATGCGCAACGCGGCGCCCGGTTCGTCTGCGCCCTGGCCCTGCTGCGGCATGCCGACGACCCGCTGCCGATCCTCTGCGAAGGCCTGTGGCACGGGCGCATCCTGCACGAGGCCCGCGGCGACCAGGGCTTCGGCTACGACCCGCTGTTCTGGGTCGAGGAGCAGCAGTGCTCCAGCGCCGAGCTGCCCCCGGCGCTGAAGAACCAACTCAGCCACCGCGCCCGCGCCATGGCCCTGCTCAAGCAGCGCCTGGGGCTGGCATGA
- a CDS encoding dynamin-like GTPase family protein: MSMERLSQQVDAYVAWKRELMREISRYRSWLVTNRLGSGAVEAKLERALRLLRTDHITLAFVGEFSRGKTELINALFFAEYGQRMLPSQAGRTTMCPTELYFDPRSERAYIRLLPIETRLSEANVSQFKRIPGHWVNIPLDPSDPDNMLQAFAQVARSKPMPVEQAIQLGFHPDMLERTGKPGQVLVPAWRHALVNFDHPLLRQGLRILDTPGLNALGSEPELTLSMLPSAQAIIFLLAADSGVSASDMAIWQQHIRQLDDETQTSLFAVLNKIDVLWDDLAGEAFVQDAIARIQRTTARQLGIRSEEVLPLAAKQALLAKVRKDPALLARSQLGDLESLLCERIVAQKERLLEDRVVNQVLALLQNSQHLLNLRLAKVSEQQALLSHQQQDNGQLLFELTARTKADHGLHHRRLLGLKTNQRLLKRQGELLRAALRPERLDAHLAKVRRNLTGSWTTLGINQAILHFFRSVQSDLHNLAHEAEMANRMVAAIYRRHNEENPLHGVDAPQFDLNRYQRELAQQQAKADQFRLHLKTLLTEQRSLTRRFFATLVQEVIGLHQRLRQDAEQWAGDALMPLMQHSLEHKQLLETHMLRLKALAQDTQKSRQRTQQLALYRDELQQQLAQAGDMLRTLRRPAPIQRQGKVVSLPGARRALGAAD; this comes from the coding sequence ATGAGCATGGAACGTCTCAGTCAGCAGGTCGACGCCTACGTCGCCTGGAAGCGCGAGCTGATGCGCGAGATCAGCCGCTACCGCAGCTGGCTGGTGACCAACCGCCTCGGCTCCGGGGCGGTGGAGGCCAAGCTCGAGCGGGCCCTGCGCCTGCTGCGCACCGACCACATCACCCTGGCCTTCGTCGGCGAGTTCTCCCGCGGCAAGACCGAACTGATCAACGCCCTGTTCTTCGCCGAATACGGCCAGCGCATGCTGCCGTCCCAGGCAGGGCGCACCACCATGTGCCCCACCGAACTGTACTTCGACCCGCGCTCGGAGCGCGCCTATATCCGCCTGCTGCCCATCGAGACGCGCCTGTCCGAGGCCAACGTCTCGCAGTTCAAGCGCATCCCCGGGCACTGGGTGAACATCCCCCTGGACCCCAGCGACCCGGACAACATGCTCCAGGCCTTCGCCCAGGTCGCCCGGAGCAAGCCGATGCCGGTGGAACAGGCGATCCAGCTGGGCTTCCACCCGGACATGCTGGAGCGCACCGGCAAGCCCGGCCAGGTGCTGGTGCCGGCCTGGCGTCACGCCCTGGTCAACTTCGACCACCCGCTGTTGCGCCAGGGCCTGCGCATCCTCGACACCCCGGGTCTCAACGCCCTGGGCAGCGAGCCTGAGCTGACCCTGTCGATGCTGCCCAGCGCCCAGGCGATCATCTTCCTGCTGGCCGCCGACAGCGGGGTCAGCGCCAGCGACATGGCGATCTGGCAGCAGCACATCCGTCAGCTCGACGACGAGACCCAGACCAGCCTGTTCGCCGTGCTCAACAAGATCGACGTGCTGTGGGACGACCTCGCCGGCGAGGCCTTCGTGCAGGACGCCATCGCCCGGATCCAGCGCACCACCGCCCGGCAGCTGGGCATCCGCAGCGAGGAGGTGCTGCCACTGGCGGCCAAGCAGGCCCTGCTGGCCAAGGTGCGCAAGGACCCGGCGCTGCTCGCCCGCAGCCAGCTGGGCGACCTGGAGAGCCTGCTCTGCGAGCGCATCGTCGCGCAGAAGGAGCGGCTGCTCGAGGACCGCGTGGTCAACCAGGTGCTGGCCCTGCTGCAGAACAGCCAGCACCTGCTCAACCTGCGCCTGGCGAAGGTCAGCGAGCAGCAGGCCCTGCTCAGCCACCAGCAGCAGGACAACGGCCAGCTGCTGTTCGAGCTGACCGCCAGGACCAAGGCGGACCACGGCCTGCACCACCGGCGCCTGCTCGGCCTGAAGACCAACCAGCGCCTGCTCAAGCGCCAGGGCGAGCTGCTGCGCGCCGCGCTGCGCCCCGAGCGCCTCGACGCGCATCTGGCCAAGGTGCGCCGCAACCTCACCGGCAGCTGGACCACCCTGGGCATCAACCAGGCCATCCTGCACTTCTTCCGCTCCGTGCAGAGCGACCTGCACAACCTGGCCCACGAAGCCGAGATGGCCAACCGCATGGTCGCCGCCATCTACCGCCGGCACAACGAGGAGAACCCCCTGCATGGCGTCGACGCGCCGCAGTTCGACCTCAACCGCTACCAGCGCGAACTCGCGCAGCAACAGGCCAAGGCCGACCAGTTCCGCCTGCACCTCAAGACCCTGCTCACCGAGCAGCGCAGCCTGACCCGGCGCTTCTTCGCCACCCTGGTGCAGGAGGTGATCGGCCTGCACCAGCGCCTGCGCCAGGACGCCGAGCAGTGGGCCGGCGACGCCCTGATGCCGCTGATGCAGCACAGCCTGGAGCACAAGCAGTTGCTGGAGACCCACATGCTGCGGCTCAAGGCCCTGGCCCAGGACACCCAGAAGAGCCGTCAGCGCACCCAGCAACTGGCGCTCTACCGCGACGAACTGCAGCAGCAGCTGGCCCAGGCCGGCGACATGCTGCGCACCCTGCGCCGGCCGGCGCCGATCCAGCGCCAGGGCAAGGTGGTCAGCCTGCCGGGCGCCAGGCGCGCCCTCGGCGCCGCCGACTAG
- the metW gene encoding methionine biosynthesis protein MetW, whose product MRADLDIIQEWIPAGSRVLDLGCGDGELLAWLRDNKGVSGYGLEIDPEKIARCIERGVNVVEQNLDEGLGNFASDSFDVVVMTQSLQALHYPDWVLAEMLRVGRTCIITFPNFGHWRCRWYLASKGRMPVSDFLPYTWYNTPNIHFCTFEDFERLCHAQNARVQERLAVDRDHRHGWASRIWPNLLGEIGIYRISGPTAPGTQTAG is encoded by the coding sequence ATGCGTGCAGATCTCGACATCATCCAGGAGTGGATTCCCGCCGGCAGCCGCGTACTCGACCTGGGCTGCGGCGACGGCGAACTGCTGGCCTGGCTGCGCGACAACAAGGGCGTCAGCGGCTACGGCCTGGAGATCGACCCGGAGAAGATCGCCCGCTGCATCGAGCGCGGCGTCAACGTGGTCGAGCAGAACCTCGATGAGGGCCTCGGCAACTTCGCCAGCGACAGCTTCGACGTGGTGGTGATGACCCAGTCGCTGCAGGCCCTGCACTACCCCGACTGGGTCCTGGCGGAGATGCTGCGGGTCGGTCGCACCTGCATCATCACCTTCCCCAACTTCGGCCACTGGCGCTGCCGCTGGTACCTGGCCAGCAAGGGCCGCATGCCGGTCTCCGACTTCCTGCCCTACACCTGGTACAACACGCCGAACATCCACTTCTGCACCTTCGAGGACTTCGAGCGCCTGTGCCACGCGCAGAACGCCCGGGTGCAGGAGCGCCTGGCGGTGGACCGCGACCACCGCCACGGCTGGGCCAGCCGGATATGGCCTAATCTGTTAGGTGAGATCGGCATCTACCGCATCAGCGGGCCCACCGCCCCGGGTACGCAGACCGCCGGCTGA